The following coding sequences lie in one Niabella agricola genomic window:
- a CDS encoding TonB-dependent receptor yields MGKPHIKTRVLRSIALRLLCYCCLSLPAVFNSFAQTGSAQPFITVRLQSASFYQVFQSIKKQTGYVFFYSNQVLNDKEKVSVNFQGARLETVLDDLFRSRDIAYQVRGKKILLSRKPEPAPEKKTVVPEQKVFHQKDTDLVKGIVIDVDGIPIAGATVARKGNEAMGTATDDMGVFLVDARPGDLLEVSMVGMNPQEIVIPNKGIVKVTLTVKTDAMKDVVVTGYGKQSKITVTGAVSSVNMNDMRTPVPNLTNALAGKVAGVISVQSSGEPGYDNATFTIRGIGSFTGSVSPLIIVDGVQRDDVNGSYGGAFNNIDPEDVASISLLKDASATAMYGAKGANGVLIITTKRGVAGKPKISLKAETGLTGFAFRPEMLDGISYMELYNEARRNMGLTEVYTPDQIQKTASGLDPYMYPNVNWIDEVYRKYSSLTNVNLNVTGGGENVRYFVSGSFYDQEGPYKVHTVNNYNPNLSFKRYDFRTNLDINITRTTLMQLNLGAMLVNQRFPGISAGNLWYLTFATTPVGFPIQYPDGKWAGPRDGNNPLNEVQNNGYSKEFHPTVQSVFTITQKLDAITRGLAAYGRFSFDSYGEFDNRRRGTNDLYQALGRDEEGNLVYSQNRVGQQFLNYSQEAKGDRTMYLEANINYDRSFGPHRFGGMVLYNMRNHLVSTAGTAIGSIPYKNLSIAGRINYGYLDKYLLEVNAGYTGSENFEPGKRFGFFPSVSGGWVVSKEKFFEGASEILSLLKFRASYGVVGNDNIGTGDRFPYFTQMDGSRGTGFGLNGGAAGGISESVIGIQNLTWERSYKTNLGIELGLFKKINITADYFIDHRKNILVERNTLAHIAGYYGSRVFANLGEARNRGIDGNIEYNDRLGKLGLRLYGNVTYAVNKVIYADEPLRQNTYQVRAGHMFEEFTGYVADGLFIDQNDIKSRPVQQFGVVAPGDIRYKDLNGDNVIDANDWTYLGKSWFPKWLYGAGFTVSYHNFDLSALFQGIADVGVLANGYGINGLGAPGVGPVPFSGMGQYPNNSLSVIKDRWTPDNPRQDAAYPRLTIAGTGDNNYLNSSWWLKDGSYLRLKQASIGYNFSSNKMKQIGLSSLYVYVGGQNLFTFSKFKIWDPELGSNGAKYPITKMGTFGIRALF; encoded by the coding sequence ATGGGTAAACCACACATCAAAACCAGGGTGTTGCGCAGCATAGCGTTGCGATTGCTTTGTTATTGCTGTCTTTCTTTGCCGGCTGTTTTCAACAGCTTCGCACAGACCGGTTCAGCGCAGCCCTTCATTACAGTACGATTGCAAAGTGCCTCCTTCTATCAGGTATTTCAATCGATTAAAAAACAAACCGGCTACGTTTTCTTCTACAGCAATCAGGTGCTGAATGATAAAGAAAAAGTAAGCGTTAATTTTCAGGGTGCGCGTTTGGAAACGGTACTGGACGATTTGTTTCGCAGCCGCGATATTGCTTACCAGGTACGCGGAAAGAAAATATTATTAAGCCGGAAGCCGGAACCGGCTCCGGAGAAAAAAACGGTGGTGCCGGAGCAAAAGGTCTTCCATCAAAAAGATACCGACCTGGTAAAAGGAATCGTTATTGATGTGGACGGTATACCCATTGCAGGGGCCACCGTTGCCCGGAAAGGTAATGAAGCAATGGGCACAGCAACCGATGATATGGGGGTATTCCTGGTAGATGCCCGGCCTGGTGATTTGCTGGAAGTATCGATGGTAGGCATGAATCCGCAGGAAATTGTGATCCCCAATAAAGGCATCGTAAAGGTAACGTTAACGGTAAAGACCGATGCTATGAAGGACGTAGTGGTAACGGGCTACGGAAAACAATCAAAAATAACGGTTACGGGTGCGGTTTCTTCTGTAAATATGAACGACATGCGCACGCCGGTACCCAATTTAACCAATGCCCTGGCAGGAAAAGTGGCCGGCGTCATCTCCGTGCAATCCAGTGGGGAGCCGGGGTATGATAATGCTACTTTTACCATTCGCGGTATCGGCAGCTTTACGGGGAGCGTGTCCCCACTGATCATTGTGGACGGGGTACAGCGCGATGATGTAAACGGTTCATACGGCGGGGCATTCAATAACATAGACCCCGAAGATGTGGCCAGCATCAGCTTGCTAAAGGATGCATCTGCTACCGCTATGTATGGGGCAAAAGGCGCGAACGGGGTGCTGATTATTACTACTAAAAGAGGGGTTGCGGGTAAGCCCAAAATCTCCTTAAAAGCAGAAACGGGGTTAACGGGCTTTGCCTTCCGGCCGGAGATGCTGGATGGAATCAGTTATATGGAACTTTACAATGAAGCACGGAGGAATATGGGGCTTACCGAAGTGTATACCCCGGACCAGATCCAAAAAACCGCCAGCGGGCTCGATCCGTACATGTATCCCAATGTGAACTGGATAGATGAAGTGTATAGAAAATATTCCTCGCTGACCAATGTGAACTTAAATGTAACCGGGGGCGGGGAGAATGTCCGTTACTTTGTATCCGGTTCGTTTTACGACCAGGAAGGTCCTTATAAAGTGCACACCGTTAACAATTACAACCCGAATCTTTCCTTTAAACGGTACGACTTCAGAACCAACCTGGATATCAATATCACCCGTACTACTTTAATGCAGCTAAACCTGGGAGCCATGCTCGTGAATCAGCGGTTCCCCGGTATTTCAGCGGGCAATCTCTGGTACCTTACGTTTGCCACCACACCGGTAGGGTTTCCCATCCAGTACCCGGATGGGAAATGGGCGGGCCCGAGAGATGGAAATAACCCCCTGAATGAAGTACAGAACAATGGCTATTCGAAGGAGTTTCATCCCACGGTGCAATCTGTATTTACCATTACGCAAAAGTTAGATGCCATTACCCGGGGATTAGCAGCCTACGGCCGTTTTTCCTTTGACAGTTACGGCGAGTTTGACAACCGCCGCAGGGGAACCAACGATCTGTACCAGGCCCTGGGACGGGATGAAGAGGGTAACCTGGTTTATAGCCAGAACCGGGTAGGGCAGCAGTTTCTAAACTATTCCCAGGAGGCAAAAGGTGACCGTACCATGTACCTGGAAGCGAATATCAACTACGACCGGTCATTTGGCCCACACCGTTTCGGCGGCATGGTACTCTATAATATGCGCAACCACCTGGTAAGCACTGCCGGTACGGCAATCGGTTCCATTCCTTATAAGAACCTGAGTATCGCCGGCCGCATCAATTATGGTTATCTGGACAAATACCTGCTTGAAGTGAATGCCGGGTATACCGGTTCAGAGAATTTTGAACCCGGTAAACGGTTCGGGTTCTTTCCTTCCGTATCCGGCGGCTGGGTAGTATCCAAAGAAAAATTCTTTGAAGGCGCATCGGAGATCCTATCGCTTTTGAAGTTCAGGGCTTCCTATGGTGTGGTAGGGAATGATAATATCGGCACGGGTGACCGGTTCCCGTACTTTACACAAATGGACGGCAGCCGTGGTACCGGTTTTGGATTGAACGGTGGAGCAGCTGGCGGTATTTCGGAAAGTGTGATCGGTATCCAGAACCTTACCTGGGAACGTTCTTACAAAACCAACCTGGGTATTGAACTGGGACTATTTAAAAAGATCAATATAACCGCCGATTATTTTATAGACCACCGGAAAAATATACTGGTAGAGCGGAACACGCTGGCTCATATAGCCGGGTATTATGGATCCCGGGTATTTGCAAACTTAGGAGAAGCCCGGAATAGAGGGATCGATGGTAATATTGAGTATAACGACCGGCTTGGTAAACTGGGCCTGCGCCTGTATGGCAACGTAACCTATGCTGTAAATAAAGTAATTTATGCCGATGAACCGCTCCGGCAGAATACTTACCAGGTAAGAGCCGGCCACATGTTTGAAGAATTTACAGGTTATGTTGCCGATGGTTTATTCATAGACCAAAATGATATCAAGAGCCGTCCCGTGCAGCAATTTGGCGTAGTGGCGCCGGGTGATATCCGTTATAAAGATCTGAACGGAGATAATGTGATTGATGCCAATGACTGGACCTACCTGGGTAAATCCTGGTTTCCCAAATGGTTGTATGGTGCCGGTTTTACCGTAAGCTATCACAATTTTGATCTGTCTGCCTTATTCCAGGGCATTGCAGATGTGGGCGTGTTGGCCAACGGATATGGCATCAATGGGCTTGGTGCCCCGGGTGTGGGCCCGGTCCCTTTTTCGGGCATGGGGCAGTACCCGAACAACTCTTTAAGTGTGATCAAAGACCGCTGGACGCCGGATAATCCCCGACAGGATGCGGCCTATCCGCGTCTGACCATTGCCGGCACCGGGGATAATAATTATCTCAACAGCTCCTGGTGGCTGAAGGACGGTTCCTACCTGCGTTTGAAGCAGGCTTCAATAGGGTATAATTTTTCCTCCAATAAAATGAAACAGATCGGTCTCAGCTCCCTTTATGTATATGTGGGCGGACAAAACCTGTTTACCTTCTCCAAGTTTAAAATATGGGACCCGGAGCTGGGATCCAATGGCGCCAAATACCCGATCACCAAAATGGGCACTTTTGGGATCAGGGCCTTGTTTTAA
- a CDS encoding NHL domain-containing protein has product MQKKYITSIAIAGYIIVSVLFTACKKNSTDAGGGSVSIESFTPTQGGSTTEMLISGKNFSADTSRLAVSINGRRLKIIAANDHQIMAIVPKKTGSGPVTVTVDGQTATSTGVFTYQYVHVVSTLAGSGTPGFANGNGTNAEFHFSDPVNNWIRASGIVVDRSLNVYVTDAGNNCIRKIDSAGNVSVFAGSPGNPGHADGKGTGAKFYWPFSLGLDADDNVYCVDAINWDIRKITPDGTATTIAWTKNEPWNMTVNKATGDIYYSNIWASQIYRLKKDQSFHDVIAGGFTWATGLACDPDGNIYTVGMGNQAVWRIEANTWKTSIIAGATNNEAGYVNGIGTAARFVNPWGLAADDAGNLYVAGNGTGDGGANADQSIRFIKAGTREVSTFAGSGTPGFTNGVGGAATFSGPIGVAVDKNGAVYVLDKTNNAVRKIISE; this is encoded by the coding sequence ATGCAAAAAAAATATATTACTTCTATAGCAATAGCCGGGTATATAATAGTATCGGTTCTTTTTACCGCCTGTAAAAAAAATAGTACAGACGCGGGCGGCGGCTCTGTAAGTATTGAAAGCTTTACACCCACGCAGGGAGGCAGCACAACGGAAATGCTGATTAGCGGGAAGAACTTCAGTGCAGATACTTCCAGACTCGCCGTATCCATCAATGGACGGCGCCTGAAGATCATTGCGGCCAATGATCACCAGATCATGGCGATTGTTCCCAAAAAAACAGGCTCAGGCCCGGTTACGGTAACAGTGGACGGGCAAACCGCAACCAGTACAGGTGTTTTCACTTATCAATATGTGCATGTTGTTTCTACGCTGGCAGGAAGCGGAACACCGGGCTTTGCAAACGGAAATGGAACCAATGCCGAATTTCATTTCTCGGACCCGGTGAACAACTGGATCCGTGCTTCGGGTATTGTGGTAGACCGGTCTTTAAACGTATATGTGACGGATGCGGGAAATAATTGTATCCGCAAGATCGATTCCGCCGGTAATGTATCCGTATTTGCAGGATCACCGGGTAACCCGGGGCACGCCGACGGCAAAGGCACCGGTGCAAAGTTTTACTGGCCTTTTTCTTTAGGGCTCGACGCAGACGATAATGTATACTGTGTGGATGCGATTAACTGGGATATCCGTAAAATTACACCGGATGGAACCGCTACCACCATTGCCTGGACAAAGAACGAGCCCTGGAATATGACCGTAAATAAAGCAACAGGAGATATTTATTATTCAAATATATGGGCATCCCAGATATACCGGTTAAAAAAAGACCAGTCCTTTCATGATGTGATCGCGGGGGGCTTTACATGGGCCACGGGTCTTGCCTGCGACCCTGACGGAAACATTTATACGGTAGGAATGGGAAACCAGGCGGTATGGAGAATTGAGGCAAATACATGGAAGACATCCATCATCGCCGGGGCAACGAACAATGAAGCGGGGTACGTGAACGGTATTGGTACCGCTGCGCGCTTTGTTAATCCCTGGGGGTTAGCCGCTGATGATGCGGGCAATTTATACGTAGCCGGAAATGGAACGGGCGATGGCGGCGCAAACGCCGACCAGTCGATCCGGTTTATAAAAGCCGGTACCCGGGAGGTAAGTACTTTTGCCGGAAGCGGTACGCCCGGTTTTACTAACGGAGTAGGTGGGGCGGCCACGTTCTCTGGTCCCATCGGTGTGGCAGTAGATAAGAATGGTGCTGTATATGTATTGGACAAAACCAATAATGCTGTAAGGAAGATTATTTCTGAATAG
- a CDS encoding RagB/SusD family nutrient uptake outer membrane protein → MNKFLYPFFICCTALLLGGCAKYLDEKPDNLLTSDLIWQKRSTTESYLNQVYSRVILQPDDYTTLGGSDETSCSLPNVDIRKMVTGNWSVQSNYWNYWPTYYAGIRQSIVFDQNIDKVPSAELSDALKQQYKSEALFLRGWFYWRLLRQYGPFVLLRGTLGLDENYSQYTRAPFDSCVAEINRLMDRAAAGLPAAWASTSNYGRATKGACWTVKAQLALLAASPLWNGNPMFAGFKNHDGTALAPLAYDAAKWKVAADAAKAVIDLDTYKLYRNTDDGDGNFDPLVSYRNVFVSNWNKEIIFSSNLAGHEWIWGMEVRCAPGPAGFNMQCATQNVVDAFYMRNGRTIDDPGSGYTEQGLVQQDDPAQWGTAKDGVNRGYVKGNSNMYAGREARFYASVMYNGKPAVAAPTTDDRNYFSSTQNIDGRGRTEFYYSGKSGAPVTNRPDMTGYLVQKYVSPASNIRNSQVSYRPYIHMRYAEILLDYIEALNEYDPANPDILKYLNAIWSRAGLPAFETVYPGSVGNQEAMRKVILRERQIELCFEGDRYFTLVRRLMMNDPKQLAIYRMNVNANDNNQGFGFTDFYNRNLFETRYWVNKMYLFPISQTEMDNAKGLVQNPGW, encoded by the coding sequence ATGAATAAGTTTTTATATCCCTTCTTTATTTGCTGCACGGCGCTCCTGCTGGGAGGCTGTGCAAAATACTTAGATGAAAAGCCGGACAACCTGCTGACCTCTGATCTGATCTGGCAAAAAAGATCCACAACAGAATCTTACCTGAACCAGGTATACAGCCGTGTGATCCTTCAGCCGGATGACTACACCACGCTGGGAGGCAGCGATGAAACTTCCTGCAGCCTCCCCAATGTTGATATCCGGAAAATGGTAACGGGCAACTGGAGCGTGCAGAGTAATTACTGGAATTACTGGCCCACTTATTATGCAGGCATCCGCCAATCCATTGTGTTTGATCAGAACATTGATAAAGTACCTTCGGCGGAGCTGAGCGATGCTTTAAAACAACAGTATAAAAGCGAAGCGCTGTTTTTACGAGGATGGTTTTACTGGCGGCTCCTGCGTCAGTACGGCCCCTTTGTATTGCTGAGAGGTACATTGGGCCTGGATGAAAATTACAGCCAGTATACCCGTGCGCCTTTTGATTCCTGTGTGGCGGAGATCAACCGTTTAATGGACCGGGCAGCAGCAGGACTTCCTGCAGCTTGGGCCAGTACTTCCAATTATGGAAGAGCCACCAAGGGTGCCTGTTGGACTGTAAAGGCACAGCTGGCCTTACTGGCAGCAAGCCCGCTATGGAATGGCAACCCGATGTTTGCCGGCTTTAAGAACCATGACGGCACGGCTCTTGCTCCGCTGGCATATGATGCCGCCAAATGGAAAGTGGCCGCAGACGCGGCAAAAGCGGTAATTGATCTGGATACCTATAAACTATACCGGAATACAGATGACGGGGATGGCAATTTTGATCCGCTGGTTTCTTACCGCAATGTATTTGTTTCCAACTGGAACAAGGAGATTATTTTTTCATCCAACCTGGCCGGGCATGAGTGGATATGGGGAATGGAAGTGCGGTGCGCCCCGGGGCCTGCGGGCTTTAATATGCAATGCGCCACCCAAAATGTAGTAGATGCTTTTTATATGCGCAATGGCCGCACCATCGATGATCCCGGCTCCGGTTATACGGAACAGGGACTTGTTCAGCAGGACGACCCCGCTCAATGGGGCACCGCAAAAGACGGGGTGAACCGTGGTTATGTGAAAGGCAACAGCAACATGTATGCAGGTCGCGAAGCCCGGTTTTATGCATCGGTTATGTACAACGGCAAGCCGGCCGTGGCTGCGCCCACAACGGACGACCGGAACTATTTTTCTTCAACACAAAATATAGACGGGCGTGGAAGAACAGAGTTTTACTACTCGGGAAAATCGGGTGCCCCGGTTACCAACCGCCCGGATATGACCGGCTACCTGGTGCAGAAATATGTGAGTCCTGCCAGCAATATCCGTAACAGCCAGGTTTCGTACCGCCCGTATATTCATATGCGGTATGCCGAAATACTGCTGGATTATATTGAAGCACTGAACGAATACGATCCGGCCAACCCGGATATCTTAAAATACCTGAACGCCATTTGGTCGAGAGCTGGTTTGCCGGCGTTTGAAACGGTTTATCCCGGTTCTGTGGGCAACCAGGAAGCCATGCGGAAAGTGATACTGCGCGAACGGCAAATCGAATTATGTTTTGAAGGCGACCGTTATTTTACGTTGGTGCGCCGGCTGATGATGAACGATCCCAAACAACTGGCCATTTACCGGATGAATGTAAATGCCAATGACAACAACCAGGGTTTTGGGTTTACGGATTTTTATAACCGTAATTTATTTGAAACCCGGTATTGGGTCAATAAAATGTATTTGTTCCCTATTTCACAAACGGAAATGGATAATGCCAAGGGGTTGGTGCAGAACCCCGGGTGGTAA
- a CDS encoding SusC/RagA family TonB-linked outer membrane protein, with product MSKKGYYLIIALSSLCLACTAGYSYGQEHPEDSLSVADSSLATGPSDSANWSAAYKTGMLPLKYFKNQPYVSVQQLVKGNVAGVYVQEPSGEPGTEQYMFVRGLQAPLLSKKDLYAQQPTVFVNGIPMIPDNNLVFDIQVTDFTRIGPATNFLSTLDSRNIESIKVLKDPADLAKLGPIAANGAIWITTKDTKKGSNESFASTYFGFASNERVTPVNAAYETAWRKPFYDKYASSENLRVIPTYLRDVADGNYYGPANWTDLYYRPVPVYSASAGMLLGKHPRANVALSVNHTSDGSGQDDAQLKRSGFSARTSLKPFNWMTFTALFNGTHLDRRRNRSFRDRLSEVRYTPSLSSPLAPNKQAYQQYLDIFSAASKEPLDDNQVNALQAMAEINATIARSLRFISTFNIDYNENSRDAFWPRILLEKNNFTSNYFGYNQRILISNALRYTYQLNEDSRFIIEAGQSYQSDVQKYDYGYGYNTPNDNIKVRPIDIDPNKINEQPFQYFLVASDKQRIGLSALYGSLNFSYKKTLDVTAIVRRDGGSFIQPDKRWITSPTLSASWNLKEALLQEQATISNFIVKASYGVIGMPYSTDFYSQGPIYVSTGISWPRDPVIPSYMGSGVASRPYSRGWVSYGVEWQKAHKASLGMNIGVLNNRINLGLEVYNNDNKDLLLLMPAPRETGYSGVYKNGMAVNNRGIDATIEAALLTNPRSLNWVSAVNVNFNKNKLTALPDGRQSVVIGNRLLKVGQPIDAYWLLQNQGIYNNQSEIPVKDGSVQTYNGIALSPGDPKWKDNGDNIIDEQDKMLTGHSLPVVSGGFINDFSYKQFSLSINLFFAAGQKLLNQEISNRLNFANNDNSNDLSTVKEITYWQKNFNPSDYPLYNPWSNVDPFQSGQDLFLQNASFLKLRAVTLSYRFGNGNGHRKVFENLEVYLSGTNLFTVSPFKNGDPELVNYQGYYTGYAQRLPRTITLGARVSFKH from the coding sequence GTGAGCAAAAAAGGTTATTATCTCATTATTGCGCTATCCTCTTTGTGTTTGGCATGTACCGCAGGGTATAGCTATGGCCAGGAGCATCCGGAAGATTCTTTGTCGGTAGCTGATAGCAGTTTGGCAACAGGCCCATCCGATTCTGCAAACTGGAGCGCTGCCTATAAAACCGGCATGCTGCCATTAAAGTATTTTAAAAACCAGCCCTATGTTTCGGTACAGCAATTGGTGAAAGGGAACGTTGCAGGCGTATATGTGCAGGAGCCATCCGGGGAGCCGGGCACCGAGCAGTATATGTTTGTCCGTGGACTACAGGCACCCCTTTTATCCAAAAAAGACCTGTATGCACAGCAACCCACCGTATTTGTAAACGGTATTCCTATGATACCGGATAACAACCTGGTATTTGATATACAGGTTACCGATTTTACCCGTATTGGACCGGCTACCAATTTCCTGTCCACCTTAGATAGCAGGAACATAGAAAGCATTAAAGTATTAAAAGATCCCGCAGATCTGGCCAAACTGGGCCCCATTGCGGCAAATGGCGCTATTTGGATTACAACAAAGGATACTAAAAAAGGAAGTAACGAATCGTTTGCAAGCACTTATTTCGGATTTGCATCTAATGAGCGCGTAACACCGGTGAACGCAGCATATGAAACGGCCTGGAGAAAGCCCTTCTATGACAAGTATGCCTCTTCCGAAAATTTGCGCGTAATCCCCACCTACCTGAGAGATGTGGCCGATGGAAACTATTACGGTCCCGCCAACTGGACGGATTTGTATTACCGGCCGGTGCCCGTCTATTCGGCAAGCGCCGGTATGTTATTGGGTAAGCACCCGCGGGCGAATGTTGCCCTCTCTGTTAATCATACTTCAGACGGATCTGGGCAGGATGATGCACAACTGAAAAGATCCGGTTTCTCGGCCCGCACGAGCTTAAAACCATTTAACTGGATGACGTTTACAGCGCTGTTTAATGGAACGCATTTAGATCGCCGTCGCAACAGAAGCTTCAGGGACCGTCTTTCCGAAGTACGCTATACGCCTTCGTTAAGCAGCCCTTTGGCGCCTAATAAGCAGGCGTACCAGCAATACCTGGATATCTTCTCTGCCGCAAGCAAAGAGCCGCTTGATGACAACCAGGTGAATGCATTACAGGCAATGGCGGAAATCAACGCCACTATCGCCCGCAGCCTGAGGTTTATTTCAACCTTCAATATCGATTATAATGAAAATAGCCGGGATGCTTTTTGGCCGCGGATTTTATTGGAAAAAAACAACTTTACATCCAACTACTTCGGGTATAACCAGCGGATACTTATCAGCAATGCGCTTCGTTATACCTACCAGCTCAATGAAGACAGCCGTTTTATAATTGAGGCCGGCCAGTCTTATCAGTCGGATGTTCAAAAATATGATTATGGATACGGGTATAATACACCGAATGATAACATTAAGGTGCGCCCCATCGACATCGATCCCAACAAAATCAACGAGCAGCCATTTCAATATTTTCTTGTTGCCAGCGACAAGCAGCGGATTGGACTGAGCGCCCTGTATGGAAGCCTGAATTTTTCATACAAAAAGACGCTCGATGTTACCGCTATCGTTCGCCGGGATGGAGGATCATTCATTCAACCCGATAAGCGATGGATTACATCACCCACGTTGAGCGCATCCTGGAACCTTAAGGAGGCCTTGCTACAAGAGCAGGCAACCATCAGCAATTTTATTGTAAAAGCATCTTACGGCGTTATTGGTATGCCCTATTCAACCGATTTTTACAGCCAGGGCCCCATTTACGTATCTACCGGTATAAGCTGGCCGAGAGATCCCGTAATTCCGTCCTATATGGGCTCTGGTGTAGCGAGCAGGCCTTATTCCCGGGGATGGGTGAGCTATGGGGTTGAATGGCAAAAGGCACATAAGGCAAGCCTCGGCATGAACATTGGTGTTCTGAACAACCGGATAAACCTTGGATTGGAGGTTTATAATAACGATAATAAGGACCTGTTGCTGTTAATGCCGGCTCCGAGAGAAACCGGATACTCGGGCGTTTATAAAAACGGTATGGCCGTTAATAACCGAGGTATTGATGCAACGATAGAAGCCGCTCTTTTAACAAATCCACGATCGCTAAACTGGGTATCTGCAGTTAACGTCAATTTTAACAAGAATAAACTCACGGCTCTTCCCGATGGAAGGCAATCAGTGGTTATCGGTAACCGGTTACTCAAGGTGGGGCAGCCCATCGACGCTTACTGGTTACTTCAGAACCAGGGGATCTATAATAACCAATCCGAAATACCGGTAAAAGATGGTAGCGTTCAAACGTACAATGGGATCGCGCTCAGCCCCGGAGATCCTAAGTGGAAAGATAACGGCGATAACATAATTGATGAGCAGGATAAGATGTTAACGGGGCATTCATTACCGGTGGTATCCGGAGGCTTTATCAACGATTTTTCCTATAAGCAATTTTCGCTAAGCATCAACCTGTTTTTTGCTGCGGGTCAAAAGCTGCTGAACCAGGAAATTTCAAACCGGTTGAATTTTGCAAATAACGACAACAGTAATGACCTGTCAACCGTAAAGGAAATTACCTATTGGCAAAAAAACTTTAACCCTTCCGATTATCCCTTATACAATCCCTGGAGCAATGTGGATCCGTTTCAGTCCGGGCAGGATTTATTTCTTCAAAATGCCTCTTTCCTGAAGCTTCGGGCGGTAACATTAAGTTATCGTTTTGGCAACGGAAACGGTCACCGGAAGGTGTTTGAGAATTTAGAAGTATATCTCTCGGGTACCAACCTGTTTACGGTTTCACCCTTTAAAAACGGCGATCCCGAGCTTGTGAACTACCAGGGCTATTATACCGGGTATGCGCAACGGCTGCCGCGTACAATTACACTCGGTGCAAGAGTGTCTTTTAAACATTAA